A section of the Roseomonas marmotae genome encodes:
- a CDS encoding AbrB family transcriptional regulator, which yields MKSRIPPHSATPPDLLRKGRDYLFCYLLGGLGGGLFFWLHSPLPWLLGALVFVATARLAGAPVMASRPLRNGAMLLLGCALGLFFTPHASEHIARHGLLVLGAALVTLAIGIALAPLLARLARLDRASALFGSIPGGVAEMSLLGESYGARPSAVAVVQLLRVVGVVVMVPTSFMLLGVQGQFAGALAAVTQGFSPGGFVLLMGAGALAALVLGRIGVRNFWLLGGLLVSAGLTMTGYNLSGVPMALTAAGQIALGAHLGVQFERATFLGGGRMLSGALVHVALLTGICAVLGVALGLGFGLDPATMVLATAPGGVAEMSLTAKILLLEVPVVVAFHLVRIFMVAVLVQPVSIVLRRRGML from the coding sequence ATGAAAAGCCGCATACCTCCCCACTCCGCCACACCGCCGGACCTGCTGCGGAAAGGGCGTGACTACCTGTTCTGCTATCTGCTGGGGGGGCTGGGCGGCGGATTGTTCTTCTGGCTGCATAGCCCGCTGCCCTGGCTGCTGGGCGCCCTGGTCTTCGTCGCCACCGCGCGGCTGGCGGGGGCGCCGGTGATGGCCAGCCGGCCGCTCCGCAACGGCGCCATGCTGCTGCTGGGCTGTGCGCTGGGCCTGTTCTTCACGCCGCATGCCTCGGAACACATCGCCCGGCACGGACTGCTGGTGCTGGGGGCGGCGCTGGTGACTCTGGCCATCGGCATAGCGCTGGCGCCCCTGCTGGCGCGGCTGGCGCGGCTGGACCGGGCCAGCGCCCTCTTCGGCTCCATCCCCGGTGGCGTGGCGGAGATGAGCCTGCTGGGCGAATCCTATGGCGCGCGTCCCAGCGCGGTGGCGGTGGTGCAGCTGCTGCGGGTGGTGGGCGTGGTGGTGATGGTGCCCACCAGCTTCATGCTGCTGGGCGTGCAGGGGCAGTTCGCCGGGGCGCTGGCGGCGGTGACACAGGGCTTCTCGCCCGGCGGCTTCGTGCTGCTGATGGGCGCCGGGGCGCTGGCGGCCCTGGTGCTGGGACGGATCGGGGTGCGGAACTTCTGGCTGCTGGGCGGGCTGCTGGTCAGCGCCGGGCTGACCATGACGGGCTATAATTTATCCGGCGTCCCGATGGCCCTGACGGCGGCGGGGCAGATCGCGCTGGGCGCGCATCTGGGCGTGCAGTTCGAGCGAGCGACCTTCCTGGGTGGCGGGCGGATGCTGTCAGGCGCCCTGGTGCATGTGGCGCTGCTGACGGGAATCTGTGCCGTGCTGGGGGTGGCGCTGGGCCTCGGCTTCGGGCTGGACCCCGCAACCATGGTGCTGGCCACCGCCCCCGGCGGCGTGGCGGAGATGTCCCTCACGGCCAAGATCCTGCTGCT
- a CDS encoding lysophospholipid acyltransferase family protein translates to MFRSLIRHPRTQSLLAGLIGSYLAFCYRTTRWTLLGEENLPDSRQGAPYIVAFWHERLPMMPMLWTMVHARYPGTAKWQPHVLVSRHRDGRFIGDIVSRFRLVMIHGSTSRGGASALRALLRVLRSGSPVAITPDGPRGPRRQAAEGVAQLAALARVPVLPTAAATRCHRLLPSWDRMMLPLPFTRGVLVCGPAIAVAEADSAAVARIGQALTEACDRADAWTAGRSGA, encoded by the coding sequence ATGTTCCGTTCACTGATCCGGCATCCCAGGACGCAGTCCCTGCTGGCGGGGCTCATCGGGAGTTATCTGGCGTTCTGCTACCGCACCACCCGCTGGACCCTGCTGGGCGAGGAGAATCTTCCGGATTCGCGGCAGGGCGCCCCCTATATCGTCGCCTTCTGGCATGAACGCCTGCCGATGATGCCCATGCTCTGGACCATGGTGCATGCGCGCTACCCCGGCACCGCCAAATGGCAGCCGCATGTGCTGGTCTCCCGCCACCGCGACGGGCGCTTCATCGGCGATATCGTCTCCCGCTTCCGGCTGGTGATGATCCACGGCTCCACCTCGCGCGGGGGGGCCTCGGCGCTGCGTGCGCTGCTGCGGGTGCTGCGCTCCGGCAGCCCGGTGGCCATCACCCCCGACGGACCGCGCGGCCCGCGCCGGCAGGCGGCCGAGGGCGTGGCGCAGCTGGCCGCGCTGGCGCGCGTGCCGGTGCTGCCCACCGCCGCCGCCACCCGGTGCCACCGCCTGCTGCCCAGCTGGGACCGCATGATGCTGCCCCTGCCCTTCACCCGGGGCGTGCTGGTCTGCGGCCCCGCCATCGCCGTCGCCGAAGCCGATAGCGCCGCCGTCGCCCGCATCGGCCAGGCGCTGACCGAGGCCTGCGACCGCGCCGATGCCTGGACCGCCGGGCGGTCGGGCGCATGA